The genomic segment CATTGTAGTTTCAGGTTGGTCCTTACTGCTGAttattttaacataaatattCCTCAGAGATTGTGTTTACTTTCCCTCTGCTGAAAAAACCTTTGGATACTGTTCAGTAACTGTTCATTTTTAACTTAGGACATGATTGGGATGCTTTTAAAGTCGATCCGGTCCTTgaatttcagtgttttcagtttgatgcAGAGTGTCTACTATCACCCCTGTAAGTGCTGTATtcacaaaagtttaaaaacaaactattgtatttttctctgaCTGTATTTTACACAAACGTTTGCTTTGTAGCTTCAATGGCCTTCAAGATGTTAGTTTAAAATGCCTCCATGACAACAAAGTCTCCGAGGAGGGCGCACTAATGGAGCTTTGACTATTTCTCTGACTACACACTGACCCTCACATTCTTTCAACCTCGaacaaaacagacacttttagTTTTGGTCAGTTATTGATGTGTTTAAAGATCCTGGACCAAATGTCACTGTCAAACACCAGGGGCTGTATTCACAAAGCCTACTAAGTACTAAAACAAAATTCTAAGAAAAGtcttagaatcaggacattttctaagaattttccCTCAAAGTTAACACTAgatagcccttaagagagctcctaaggtgtATAACTGttaggagtagtgaggaggGCTTTTAACAGGtttaagagtttctcaagcagaggaaaaaattaagaaatgttctccaaacactgaataataaatattatttcTGACTCATAGTTTGGCTGAACAGACTAAAACGATTCgtgcagacatttcaattcATCTATGACTTTTTTCAggacaaagtgagacatgcatgttgagttaCTCTACATGCGGTCACCTCCACAGGTGgatccaatcactaattaaaAGCTTTTACCTGCTGATATAAGATCAGCATGTGAACAAGCTGCTGAACAAGtgggcatgtgatttcaaacattttgtaggcTATATACTTTTAAAGTACATCTCACAAATTATCACATAGATGCTAATTTCATAGTGTTTATAATTGCAAAATTTCTGACTGGATTctatcatttacttttttttttccattttgttggctcaaccaatcacagcttctgacaAAAGGTACCTAGCAACAGGGTCAACCACGCCTCCTCACTAAGATAAACGTTTCTGTCCATTCCTTGCTCAGAGTTGCTCTGAGTGTTCCTAAAATACGTCTAGGCTAAGACTCCTTGCTAGGAATTGGAAAGTTGGAAAATGTCTCCCTTTGGTCACATTTAAAAGTGATGACAATTGTGGAAGTTATAGATTATTGATCTTTTAACCAATAATCCCCAAAACCTTGACAGTGACAGTGTTAAACTCCTATAACTGCTCCTGCTTGCAGAGAAGAGATTTATACCGTAGGAGGGAATGCTCACCAGTTACActacaaaacatgaacacaagaGAAATGATACCAATTTACCTCGATTCTTGGTTTTTTGGCTTCAGAAGAAACTTCATCCGCTGCTCTTTTCACTAAAAAAGCAGAACAGTGTCATTATTTTACTgagtggatttttttaaacccacttTACCGACAGAAAAACAACGAAATGAATTTAAAGTATGTGATCAATATCAGCATGAtacaaaagttgtttttacaaCATACTATGCTCATAATGAAGTACATGATGTCCATAGAAGTAGTTCAAATTTAAGAAGCATGGTGTGAACTTGCCTTGGGTTGGCCTCTGCAAACCTATTTCTATAGGTGCACTTCTGTCGATGCTTGTCGATGTCGCTGTGAAAGAAAAGATTAGAAAACAGCGTTAACAGACAGAAGTAGATCACTGGTTCCCAAgctggggtcaaaggtcaagggGGGCGCTATCTCTGCTCCGCtgttgtcaaaattagatttgcacataTTGACTAAAATCTCGATAACAGACAGCAGATAAAACAGTGTAACAAATAAATTGTCCTCACTGAAAATATCAGACCTCTTATCAGCTAGCCGTCTTAAATAGAGACATTGCACgttaatgaacataaacatgtaaatagaGCCCAATTTATTAATCGgtcagccgataatatcggcgaTATCAGCATAGCCAGTCACTACCGGTATCTGCTCATTTCATCACAGATGTGCCGATATTATTAAATTTATTCACTAgtcaaataacatttcatttgagtatcaaTGTATTAAACTATCAGTTCTCTCTGTGGCTATCACCAACAACAAGctttatcactctccagagtgtcgagcgatgatgcacatacatacacagttactttccagttgagtgaccatcgtGTCttcataatatatattttccacaagtgtttgatggGATCCCACTGCATATGAGGGaccaacacaataaatgtgtatttctatatctatctatctctacagatcaaacacaGATCTAAGAAAGTTATAAGCGGATATATCAgtatcacatttttttctctccccaatatcgatgatatcagtatcggccccaaaaatctcatacCGACCGGGCCCTAGTGAATAACAAACATTGTAGCCATAGGATTACTTTCATCTTGCAGGTTGGTGGTTCACACGTGTACAACTGTACGTATAACCACAATGACAAGAAAATACCAACACAacaaatgttgaccaaactaCATCATAAACTATATATACTTACAACTCTCTCCATTGAGATACGACAGCAATCCTTTTCGATCAGGTCGCCTGACAACAGGGATGTTCTctgtctgaaaaataaacatacaaataTGTCAAAAACATCCTCAGGAAGAAAACTGTGATTCATTTCAATTGATGAAAGAGACTGGAATAGCACGGGATTATTCTGGAAGTCCTGGCACTGACAGGTGAAGGCAGTATTGGCAGGTAATCCAGGGTACTTACTGCAGCTCTTCGCACATAGGATGGATGCGGAAGATGCACATTGTTGAGTAAGAACAAGATAGAGTCCAAAGTGTAATACTCTTTGGGCTGGCCCTCTTTACCAGTTCTGTTGGAGGAAACAAAGgcaaagaaaatcacaaaaatcACAAAGTTAAGTTTGCAATCATTGCATTTGACTAAGTAAAAGTAGACACACTGTTGCAGGTGGtacatttaagtttatgttAGTTGCTCATTACTGTAAGAAATAATGAACAGATAATAAAGAGGCTTTAATCTGCTTCTGAAATTAAAAACTATCAACAGTTAGCTGATCAACTTCTCTGAATGCAATTTAACTTTCACCGCTACAGACGCAAAGTTTGTCTTGCCAAgaatacaataaaatgtttgtctttattattgTACATAAAGTGAAGCACTAAAGTTGCTGTGCTTAAATGTCCAACTCCATGGCACCACAACTAAACACTAGCTCCCGTCGCTAACTGGTTAGCATCACATTACTTCAGCAGCTGTAGCTATTTCTCTCACGAATATAGTTTAAGTTttgaaaaatagataaatagaaaTGGATTTAGACTAGCGAAGAAGCCCCATGGGTAAGGGCACCGTATTTCCGTGTGGCACTAAAGTAACCAAAAACAGTGGTTGAAGTTTAACAGCAGGCAGAGTTAGGTTAGCATGTAGCATCTCACTAGCCTTCCGCGGCTACCAGCTCCACAAGGGACCGATGAGCTCCAGCGGAGGGCCCACAGAGGCATTAAAAACAGGGTTTAGCGCTGACATACCCCCAGATTATGTAGTTGGTCTTGACATTTTTCGGCCAGGAAAACTCCCCGAATATAACTTCATCTCCTTTAGCGACGATCTCTTTTTTCTGGATGTTGTACTGACGGAGAACACTCAACACATCCGCCATCTTCACTTGTCTTGATGTAGTGCGTCTGCAAGGCCCCCAGATATCAACACGAAGCGGACTCGCAACATGCCTGACCtgaatcaaacttttatttgGTATTTaactaatgtaaaaaaaaaaaagaagtctcctccagtttttgttgttgttgttgttgtattattgTTAAAGCAGCCAATTGATTCGTTTTTTAAGTGTTTGCTAGGTTGATAAATTAAATCCCTAAATGTGTAGTTAATTTCTTCCTGCCACTGTCACAAATGATTGTTGAGTCATGAAGTtgagtgccttgctcaagaacACTTTTAAAGGACAGACATGCTTAGTGTGATTTTAACTCAAGCAACAAGTAATgaatacaatacaaaataaaaagcagcagaTTGTTTATTGGGGGTTTACATTGCCACTACAGTCAAGTACTTGGAAGTTACACAAGTGGATACATCAGACAAAGATGACAGAAAAGTTAATCACGGTGATAAACACTTGTCAACAAACCTCATAATTACTAACTCTTATGTCAGACTTTCAACTTAAAATGTATCAAATCACAAttttatacaaatattttttgcCTAGTAGCATTTTGACCTTCAAACAAGACGCAGTGGACATTGTCTCAACTCTGAATGTGTCAGtgtcagcatgtgtgtgcatgtgtgtgtatgtgtgtgtatgtggggggTGACTTCCTCACAGTAATATGGTCAGAAAATTGTCTTCATAAGAAGTGAATTAGACCAGAATGATTGATTAGTGATGCTGTGGACCAAAACAAGAAGCATCACTGTAGTTGTTTGCCTTTCCACAAATTCAGACCCTAAACTCTGTGCACTGTGTCAGAAGAAATATAAAGCATTCTACTTTAAACCCCGACATGTTTTAACTAACGTACATTCAATCCATTTTATTACAGCAAGGTTGCAATAATTAGTTAGTTTTTGCATAATCAACATCCTTacataaaacatacagaaacattACTGTGCTAACAGTATCAGTCTTGGTAAACAGTAGTTAAATAGCTATGATTCGCTCCTTCCTCAGCATTATAGTCAAATACAAATGTGTCTCCAACTTACAGTAAACTGATCAAAATATCCCAAATATTCCTGCAAAAACAGATCATGTTTAAGAGCACCAAGGGCGTATCCTTTCAAAGAGTTAGTCTGACAAGAGCAGAACTaagttttttaattaatttgacCTCGGGGGGGAAACAGATGTCAGCACAACTAAAACTGACGCTTGGCAAAGGCCAGACTTTTGTAAATGAAAGTggaaagatttttaaaaactcaaaaatgGCAGAACACATTGCAGTTTTTATGCTTTTGGTGCTTTCTTGACATTAGATCCGTTTAGCCTTTATGCTACATAAAAGAGGGACAAACCTGAACCATCCCGTCAGACCTGCTAAATCATACCGTGGAAACATACTAAGAAACTAAAGTAATTGCTCTTAAAATAACCCTATAGTTGAACTCACTTCTAACATTCAGACTCTTACAGTGTTCCTCTTCCTTTATTTGGCCACATATTTTTGTAAGTGGCGGAATTATTGTCGTAAAGATTCTTGGCTCACCGAAACCCATCAGAGGTAAACAGCCCGTCACACAGGAAGCTTTTGTGCACTACACCTGCCAGCATGACATGCAGGGACATGTCATTTCTTATGACtttcttttcatatttcagcatttaaaaagaagaaatatctTCTCCAGAGTGTTGTCCAGCCTGCTGGACACTTTGTCAGTTGACCTGTATGCGACATCATACAAAAGGagaaattgaaaatgttaatgtcAACATCTTTTGGATTAGTGCTGTTTTAGGGCCCTCTACTCGCTAAGTGAGCCACCCTGGTCCACTTGGTGTCTTTTTGTACTCTaaagtcatgactcagagacagttgagtccCAAAAGTCCCAGCACTAGTCAGATCAGATCTTGGGCTAGGTTACGAATGACGCTCAGAGCTCCAAGGTCAAAGCCACAGACGCTCAGCAAACCCCTGTCTTCTGTGTCAGCGATACCATGTCCAATTGAAGTAAGTCCACACATCACCAACTTGGAATTAGCTCCTGATTTCTGTCGagacagcaaacacaaaatacaatcataaattgttgttttaattgatcTTTGAACGGACAAATCACTTGTAAGTACtcttatatttatataaaaatagaTTGTTCATTAATTCTTCTGCTACCGACGAGGCTTAGTGGGGCACTAattaaacactttttcttttatgtaaaaaataaacaagatcaAAGGGAGCAGCTGAGTGCCTCACTGAAGAAGCACAGTCAAAGTGTGAGGTATTAACACTTGATTAGAAAGACTAGCATGTGTTTCATAGCttaaacattcatgtttttgaaGGAACGTGCTCGGGTCTAATTATGTTACTCCAAATGAGTGAAATGACAAGATGAATCATGTGAATTGAAAGAATAAACTTTATACTAGTGAAATGTCATCTTGCCGTTAGAAAACAGGTTAAGCATTACTTGAAACTAGAAAAGCAACCTCATCACACTTGCCGGAGTTTTTCCGTGTTGATCAAGTTCAACCACATGTACATATGTCTTAACAGTGAGAGAAATTACGCTTTGACAAGGTCCAACAATCATTAGTGtcacattaaacatgtttaaattatttgaaaatgtatcacATTTGACATGATGCAATAAAAAGATCCCCTCCCTAAGCAGACATGAATTGATGAATATACTTGTCGATGCTTCTTTAGAGTCTCCACGGGGCTGGCAGTAAACATCCACAATGGGTTGTTTGTCAGAATGATGAAAACATCTACTGCTTTCCCGTTCTCTGTGGCCCATGCGATGGGAAGGGTGCAGTCTGTGCTCCCGCTCGGGATCTGGAACATGGAATGGTGGATAGATCATAATTAACCGAggttaatcagaatcagaatcgatGCTATAATAATAATGCTACTAAACTGCCCTTTATGTGAGGAACAGCTGGTGATAGTGTGTTATCACAGATGGTTAAATTCCTTATTTTAAACATACATATGCATATCACAGTGATCTTAAATTAGAACTGATTAAGTAGTCCTTGGTGCTGTGGCATGCCTTACCTTAACCAGCTCGACTGTTGCCTGTGAGAGAGTCATGTCAGCAGAGAAGGAGCATGGAACCACAGCTCCTTCAGAGTAAGCCAGCACATCTGTGTCTGCCTCTGTCCTTGCAAAGATCTGCAAAAGACACAAGGGCCAAAAATGAAAAGCattgttagaaaaaaacaaatgatcttTCCCACATGTAAACGCACACAATGCATCAGAAGTATGACCGAGCCCCCGAAATCTATGAAACATCATTGGGATGACTCTCAGCTAATTCCCCCTGCAGGAATCCACAGTACGTATCAAGAGACAAATTCCTTGATCTCTACTCCCTCCAAAGATAGAGCCGCTCAAGCAGCTGTTCAAGCCGAAGCAATTATTAGCCACACTGTCTATTTGTCTCGCCTTACCATAGTAATAGCTGCAGCGGCGACAGCAGTACTGATCGACGTCCCGGGGACAATGCTGCTCAGTGATGTGCTCACGTCTACTGCCACTACGAAGCGTTTACCCAGAGGCTCCACATTCTGAGGACAGAAtagaaaaaataacaagaggTGAAGAGAGTACGCCgatgtgatgttttctttcttatttaatgttttgtgaGAATctaggaaaagagaaaagaaccTACCATGAAACTCTTGTAAAAAGCAGAGTCCATTGCTTTGAGGATGCTGCTGTCTGGTTCCCACTTTGTCTTACCCTGAAAGCCTTGGCCTCTTTTGTAGTTTTCGGAAGTCAAAAGGATGCTGAAAGGATGGAGCTGTGCCTGGTTATTTCAGGACAAAACATACAATACTGTAGACTGAGTCAAGTTACATTTCAAGAACAAATGTAAACTCGTGGTTCTGATCTCCGAGTCCTACCTTCTTTAGTTCCGTCTCACTCTGGATTCTGTCGCACACAGCTTGCACTTCTGAACTTCCAGGTTCAAGCACTTTGTTCGACGTCATCTTACCCAAGATCCTTAGCACTGACTGGAGAGGCATTTCCTTCAACAAAGACCTCCATACCTCAAAACAATTAAACAGATATATCTCTATGAGATTCATTCCATAATGCCAAGTGCTACAGTTAAACATCTTTGGCTGCCCAACTGAAGACTTGCCCGGGCCAGTAGTcatgatttctttctttgtaaaGTCTGCAGAGAAATGCAGTTCAGTTATTCTTGAAATTATATATAGCATTTTAAGACGacaaagcaaaagaaagaaaataatataaTTGCCATGATTAAATTCCaatttaacacacaaacaacaagatCACTTGTGAGAGACGATACATGAGTTTAAATGTctcatattatgcaaaatacactttaatatgtatttctaacactaatgtgtccTTAGCCTTTCTACAAACCTCCCATTAGGAGAatagtccatcctctccgtcttttccctgctccacttttcagaaaatgtgtgctcaaacaggctgtttgaagTTTTtcccctcatgacatcacaaagggcagtaacccctcccccaggtgagtGACTCTCCCATAGCTAGGTGTTTATTCTGCCCTAAGgtgcgagaaagcccaagccataaccccttccagaggggcgtggtcagacacagaaacagtccgttctgagcagggttgaaatagaggagtttataggcacgatcaaatacaggatcagagtagaTTTTGGGTAAGGAttgttttacagacatgttttgggaacctctgagacttatttaaactggttgaagaagagaataatatgtgacctttaagggaATATAGGCCTTTTCTTACGTGGACTGTGAACTGATTTTGCATCAACATGACTGAAAAGGCCCTCAGACGGCTGCTTCcttaaacaaataactttatCAAGGATTGGtaaagattttatttattgtgaacCAATTCCAGACTAGACTAACGTCCACTCAGCTGTTTTCTTATCAACTTATGGTATATATAGTGGTCAAGCTGTGCAAAACACTCACCTGTTTGGACTTCAGGTGTTCTGTCAGCAACTGTTCCCTCTCCAGTTTATGTTCCTCTATTAAATTGATGACCTCTGTTTCATCACAACTGTGCTTGACCTTCTCCACTACTTCCAGATACAGAAGCACTTTGACCACCTCCTCAGAGTTCTCTTTGTCCGAGTAAGCAGCCTGGACTTCTTTCCACCCTTTTGTTACATATTTGCTGATCAAGGCGATAGctgcaaacacaaatgcacGGCCATTACAGTCTGactgaagatgtttttattcaaaagaaCCACAATGTTTCAACATAGTAGCAACGCAGTGATTAAGATGTTGGTTAGCACTGTGGTTatgtcagcttttttttttaaatacacttaATGGGATTCTGGAGTTTTATCCTcatgacattttattattttccctTCCCTTGATTCGTGACCATGCCACCTTTTAAATCAATTATCAAAATCAGACAAACTGTTCCTGTCTGCTCTCGATCAATGCTTACACATAGAACAAGTTGGTGTTTCAATGAACTTCCTTCATGATTCGCAGTTATGACTACCTGTGTCCCTGACGAACATGATGACTTAATTCACCTCCGATGAATTTAAATCATCGAGCAAACAAGAGATTTTTCAAACTGCCTTTACAAATTCTATACTGCACGACATGGATATTgtaatgtaaaaacaataatacGTAAGCCTAACCTTGTAAGAGGCTGTATATATTGTGGCTATGTGTAAACTCACCTTCATTGGCTGGTTTGGTGTGAGAGAGCCTGAGCAGATCCTGGTGCgtccatccctctctctgtttacATTTGGTCACAGCCGCAGCCAGACTCATGGCGTCCTGCTCATTGTACCAATCAGACACTGCTTTCCTCAGGGCACGTCCCCAAATCCCACACTTCATACCCTCCTTCAATTCCTTCTTGTTCTGGATGAAAGAGAACAGGTGGGCAGGGTCCCGACAAACTTCCTTCACAGCTTTGAAGGCCGCCTGTCTTGTCTTCAGCTCCGAGTGCTGGGAGCACAAAGCCAAGGCGAAAAAGGTGGGGCCAGGTCTGACAGCATGTCCATCCTGGCTGAACCTTTTTATCTCCTCAACCACCTCAGCACCCCGGCCGTCctgcagcagggagagcagAGCTCCTGCACCCTCCATGCTGACCTGCCCCTCCTCTCTGGCTGTGTATGCATCGCCCTCAGAGCCGTAGCAGAGGAAACGGCACAGTCTGGCCTTGTCGGTGACCTCCCATGGACAGCCACCACCACCTGTTGAGTTTTGGGTGTGGTTGCTTGATGGAGATATTTTAGTACTTTCCGATGGCTCCATTGCAAACTACAGAAGGCCTGAAACAAAAGCAGTGAAAGGGAATTTACAAGAGCTAcaacaaaaatagttttaattGATTCGTCAAATCTTAGTAAGTAAAGTATTGAACCCTCTTTGGAAAACTTGAACCTACCATTGTTTgacttcaaagtaaaagtcagCAAGATTTCTGACTGCTTAAAGGTTACATTTCTAGAATAGATTGATAATATTCACTGTCCACCGTGAAGAAACACAAATCTCATCAAAACAATCAGTCGACTAGAAGTGCACAGCTAATAAAGGTAAACATGTCAGATTTGATGTCAGAGTTCATTTCCCATTCATGACTCTGGTTTGACAAAAGATGTAAACTGGAAGAAAAAAGCAGTGCAACTTTCCAAAACCCCAACATGACCCCATACATCCTTAGTTTGAGCTCCAGAACTACTGTCGAGAGAGATCctccacaaaaacaacataacgATGACTTAGTTAGC from the Labrus bergylta chromosome 4, fLabBer1.1, whole genome shotgun sequence genome contains:
- the ro60 gene encoding 60 kDa SS-A/Ro ribonucleoprotein, which produces MEPSESTKISPSSNHTQNSTGGGGCPWEVTDKARLCRFLCYGSEGDAYTAREEGQVSMEGAGALLSLLQDGRGAEVVEEIKRFSQDGHAVRPGPTFFALALCSQHSELKTRQAAFKAVKEVCRDPAHLFSFIQNKKELKEGMKCGIWGRALRKAVSDWYNEQDAMSLAAAVTKCKQREGWTHQDLLRLSHTKPANEAIALISKYVTKGWKEVQAAYSDKENSEEVVKVLLYLEVVEKVKHSCDETEVINLIEEHKLEREQLLTEHLKSKQVWRSLLKEMPLQSVLRILGKMTSNKVLEPGSSEVQAVCDRIQSETELKKAQLHPFSILLTSENYKRGQGFQGKTKWEPDSSILKAMDSAFYKSFMNVEPLGKRFVVAVDVSTSLSSIVPGTSISTAVAAAAITMIFARTEADTDVLAYSEGAVVPCSFSADMTLSQATVELVKIPSGSTDCTLPIAWATENGKAVDVFIILTNNPLWMFTASPVETLKKHRQKSGANSKLVMCGLTSIGHGIADTEDRGLLSVCGFDLGALSVIRNLAQDLI